A genomic stretch from Tepidisphaeraceae bacterium includes:
- a CDS encoding nucleoside deaminase, with amino-acid sequence MDPFLRAAIDEAKQGLAEGGLPIGSVLVRGGQIVARGHNRRVQHGDPMAHAEIDCLTQAKRQTTYKDTVLYSTLMPCYLCTGAVIQFGIPKVVVGESVTFPGGEGRWGKSPDFMKANGIEVIDLHDAECIAMMTDFIKNNPTLWNEDIGVD; translated from the coding sequence ATGGATCCCTTCCTCCGCGCCGCCATCGATGAAGCCAAACAAGGTTTAGCCGAGGGCGGCCTGCCGATCGGCAGCGTGCTGGTGCGGGGCGGGCAGATCGTCGCCCGCGGCCACAACCGCCGCGTGCAGCATGGCGACCCGATGGCCCACGCCGAGATCGACTGCCTCACCCAGGCCAAACGGCAGACGACCTACAAGGACACCGTCCTCTACAGCACGCTCATGCCCTGCTACCTCTGCACCGGGGCGGTCATCCAGTTCGGCATCCCCAAGGTCGTCGTCGGCGAATCCGTCACCTTCCCCGGCGGCGAGGGCAGGTGGGGTAAGTCGCCCGACTTCATGAAGGCCAACGGCATCGAGGTGATCGACCTGCACGATGCCGAGTGCATCGCGATGATGACCGACTTCATCAAGAACAACCCCACGCTGTGGAACGAGGACATCGGGGTGGATTGA